In Channa argus isolate prfri chromosome 23, Channa argus male v1.0, whole genome shotgun sequence, the following are encoded in one genomic region:
- the LOC137108725 gene encoding protein boule-like encodes MDAAMDVEKQNSNGTCSFTPDVLFPENHADSLTPPNSHFGTVIPNRIFVRGFDCKDNESDLLHLFSQHGVVKEVKIVIDPFSGISKGYGFVTFETQEEALKILHDADGIFFKDKKLSIGQAFRKPQARQLKRIPVVNPHHAVPLPMSRGPLYLSTPTGNPYTYHNGVAYFRCPNMNPPAHHWPPAPGVMLPQSYQPVYQQPANRYCQCFPNQCQFNVVQPVMASSPTVCFQQSEYLYQPADGGFVQPLLPVMEDITPEFVELPVQQMYPEYHQRTEEMTPVVFQQDPVKVKGFIYVTKKSTERKAWVRAIHRSLTLGDHGLSLWCLYASSHSPKTCMLG; translated from the exons atggATGCGGCCATGGATGTAGAAAAGCAAAACTCT AATGGCACCTGCTCCTTCACccctgatgttttgtttccagAAAACCACGCCGACAGCCTAACCCCCCCCAACTCTCACTTTGGCACCGTTATCCCCAATCGGATCTTTGTCAGGGGGTTTGACTGCAAG GACAATGAGAGTGACCTGCTACACTTGTTCTCTCAACACGGTGTAGTAAAAGAGGTGAAGATTGTGATAGACCCTTTCTCAGGAATTTCAAAAGG ATATGGGTTTGTCACATTTGAAACCCAAGAAGAGGCATTGAAAATCCTTCATGAT GCTGATGGAATCTTTTTCAAAGACAAGAAGCTCAGCATTGGTCAGGCTTTCCGCAAACCTCAAGCACGACAAC TTAAAAGAATCCCAGTGGTCAACCCTCACCATGCTGTGCCTCTGCCAATGTCTCGTGGGCCTCTCTACTTGTCCACGCCCACAGGCAATCCCTACACCTACCACAACGGAGTGGCTTACTTCCGCTGCCCCAACATGAACCCTCCAGCCCACCACTGGCCG CCTGCTCCTGGAGTGATGCTCCCTCAGTCATATCAGCCTGTTTACCAGCAACCAGCCAATCGCTACTGCCAG TGTTTCCCGAACCAGTGTCAGTTTAATGTGGTCCAG CCTGTGATGGCCTCCAGTCCAACTGTGTGCTTCCAGCAGTCAGAATATCTGTACCAGCCTGCTGATGGAGGCTTTGTCCAACCTCTTCTGCCTGTTATGGAGGACATCACACCTGAG TTTGTAGAGCTTCCAGTGCAGCAAATGTACCCAGAGTATCATCAAAGAACAGAAGAGATGACACCAGTTGTTTTCCAGCAAGACCCGGTAAAGGTAAAGGGTTTTATTTATGTGACCAAAAAGTCCACAGAGAGGAAGGCCTGGGTCCGAGCAATCCATAGAAGTTTAACCCTGGGCGACCATGGCCTTTCTTTGTGGTGTTTGTatgcttcctcccacagtccaaagacatgtatgttggGTTAA
- the LOC137108728 gene encoding gamma-crystallin M2-like isoform X1: MTMGKIIFYEDKNFQGRHHECMSDCADLHPFFNRCNSVKVESGCFMVYERPQYLGHQYFLRRGEYSDNQRMIGINDCIRSCRMIPVHRGSYKIRLYERPDMSGQMQEVMDDCPNIQDLRMSDINSCNVVDGHWLLYEQPNYKGRTYYLRPGEYRRYSDWGGTSPRIGSLRRITDFN, from the exons ATGACAATGGGAAAG ATCATATTTTACGAGGACAAAAATTTCCAGGGTCGGCACCACGAGTGCATGAGTGACTGTGCTGACCTGCACCCGTTCTTCAACCGCTGCAACTCGGTTAAGGTGGAAAGCGGCTGCTTCATGGTATATGAGAGACCCCAGTACCTGGGTCACCAGTACTTCCTCCGCCGCGGCGAGTACTCCGACAATCAGCGCATGATTGGCATCAATGACTGCATTCGCTCGTGCCGCATGATTCCGGTG CACCGTGGTTCCTACAAAATAAGACTGTACGAGCGTCCTGACATGTCCGGCCAAATGCAGGAGGTGATGGATGATTGTCCCAACATCCAGGACCTTCGTATGTCTGACATTAACTCGTGCAATGTCGTTGATGGCCACTGGTTGCTGTACGAGCAGCCCAACTACAAGGGGAGGACCTACTACCTGAGACCAGGCGAATACCGCAGATACAGTGACTGGGGTGGCACCAGTCCAAGGATCGGCTCGCTCAGGCGGATCACTGACTTCAACTAG
- the LOC137108728 gene encoding gamma-crystallin M2-like isoform X2 translates to MGKIIFYEDKNFQGRHHECMSDCADLHPFFNRCNSVKVESGCFMVYERPQYLGHQYFLRRGEYSDNQRMIGINDCIRSCRMIPHRGSYKIRLYERPDMSGQMQEVMDDCPNIQDLRMSDINSCNVVDGHWLLYEQPNYKGRTYYLRPGEYRRYSDWGGTSPRIGSLRRITDFN, encoded by the exons ATGGGAAAG ATCATATTTTACGAGGACAAAAATTTCCAGGGTCGGCACCACGAGTGCATGAGTGACTGTGCTGACCTGCACCCGTTCTTCAACCGCTGCAACTCGGTTAAGGTGGAAAGCGGCTGCTTCATGGTATATGAGAGACCCCAGTACCTGGGTCACCAGTACTTCCTCCGCCGCGGCGAGTACTCCGACAATCAGCGCATGATTGGCATCAATGACTGCATTCGCTCGTGCCGCATGATTCCG CACCGTGGTTCCTACAAAATAAGACTGTACGAGCGTCCTGACATGTCCGGCCAAATGCAGGAGGTGATGGATGATTGTCCCAACATCCAGGACCTTCGTATGTCTGACATTAACTCGTGCAATGTCGTTGATGGCCACTGGTTGCTGTACGAGCAGCCCAACTACAAGGGGAGGACCTACTACCTGAGACCAGGCGAATACCGCAGATACAGTGACTGGGGTGGCACCAGTCCAAGGATCGGCTCGCTCAGGCGGATCACTGACTTCAACTAG
- the LOC137108726 gene encoding gamma-crystallin M2-like isoform X1, with the protein MPFQITFYEDRNFQGRSYECSSECSDLHSHFSRCNSIRVDSGDWMVYERPNYMGYQYFLRKGEYSDYQRWMGFNDCVRSCRMISLQQQGSHRLMIYERPEFGGQMMELTDDCPSVYERFHFSDIYSCNVKDGYWIFYEHPHYRGRQYLIRPGEYKRFNEWGSMSPRVGSIRRITM; encoded by the exons ATGCCCTTCCAGATCACCTTCTACGAGGACAGGAACTTCCAGGGTCGCTCCTACGAGTGCAGCAGCGAATGCTCGGACCTGCACTCCCACTTCAGCCGCTGCAATTCCATCAGGGTGGACAGTGGCGACTGGATGGTCTACGAGAGACCCAACTACATGGGCTACCAGTACTTCCTGAGGAAGGGTGAATATTCAGACTACCAGCGCTGGATGGGATTCAATGACTGTGTGCGATCCTGTCGTATGATCAGTCTG CAACAACAAGGTTCTCATAGATTGATGATCTACGAGCGCCCAGAGTTCGGAGGCCAGATGATGGAGCTGACTGACGACTGCCCCTCTGTGTACGAACGCTTCCACTTCAGCGACATCTACTCCTGCAACGTGAAGGATGGCTACTGGATCTTCTACGAGCATCCCCATTACAGGGGGCGCCAGTACCTGATACGTCCTGGTGAATACAAGAGGTTTAATGAGTGGGGAAGCATGAGTCCCAGGGTGGGATCCATTAGACGCATCACTATGTAA
- the LOC137108726 gene encoding gamma-crystallin M2-like isoform X2 — protein sequence MGKITFYEDRNFQGRSYECSSECSDLHSHFSRCNSIRVDSGDWMVYERPNYMGYQYFLRKGEYSDYQRWMGFNDCVRSCRMISLQQQGSHRLMIYERPEFGGQMMELTDDCPSVYERFHFSDIYSCNVKDGYWIFYEHPHYRGRQYLIRPGEYKRFNEWGSMSPRVGSIRRITM from the exons ATGGGCAAG ATCACCTTCTACGAGGACAGGAACTTCCAGGGTCGCTCCTACGAGTGCAGCAGCGAATGCTCGGACCTGCACTCCCACTTCAGCCGCTGCAATTCCATCAGGGTGGACAGTGGCGACTGGATGGTCTACGAGAGACCCAACTACATGGGCTACCAGTACTTCCTGAGGAAGGGTGAATATTCAGACTACCAGCGCTGGATGGGATTCAATGACTGTGTGCGATCCTGTCGTATGATCAGTCTG CAACAACAAGGTTCTCATAGATTGATGATCTACGAGCGCCCAGAGTTCGGAGGCCAGATGATGGAGCTGACTGACGACTGCCCCTCTGTGTACGAACGCTTCCACTTCAGCGACATCTACTCCTGCAACGTGAAGGATGGCTACTGGATCTTCTACGAGCATCCCCATTACAGGGGGCGCCAGTACCTGATACGTCCTGGTGAATACAAGAGGTTTAATGAGTGGGGAAGCATGAGTCCCAGGGTGGGATCCATTAGACGCATCACTATGTAA
- the LOC137108610 gene encoding gamma-crystallin M3-like, which produces MGRIIFYEERNFQGRTYECSSDCADIRTHLNRCNSCRVDSGCFMLYDRPNFTGNQVFLRRGEYSDFQFLGNVMGMAMFDTIHSCRMIPMHRGQFRMRIYERENFAGQMHELMDDCESLQDRYYMSDCQSCNVMDGHWLMFEQPNYRGRMMYMRPGEYKNFREAGLRNVMRISSIRRIMDMC; this is translated from the exons ATGGGCAGG ATTATCTTTTATGAGGAGAGGAATTTCCAGGGTCGCACCTATGAGTGCAGCAGCGATTGCGCCGACATCCGCACGCACCTGAACCGCTGCAACTCTTGCAGGGTGGACAGCGGGTGCTTCATGTTGTACGACCGCCCCAACTTCACGGGTAACCAGGTGTTCTTGCGGAGAGGGGAGTACTCTGATTTTCAGTTCCTGGGGAACGTGATGGGCATGGCGATGTTTGACACTATTCACTCCTGTCGAATGATTCCCATG CACAGGGGACAGTTTAGGATGAGGATCTACGAAAGGGAGAACTTTGCAGGCCAGATGCATGAGCTGATGGACGACTGCGAGTCTCTGCAGGATCGTTACTACATGTCCGACTGCCAGTCCTGCAACGTCATGGACGGCCACTGGCTGATGTTTGAACAGCCCAACTACAGAGGGCGCATGATGTACATGAGGCCAGGAGAGTACAAGAACTTCCGAGAGGCGGGGTTGAGAAACGTAATGAGAATCAGCTCCATCAGGCGCATTATGGATATGTGCTGA
- the LOC137108727 gene encoding gamma-crystallin M3-like, with the protein MTMGKIIFYEDRNFQGRSYETSIDCPELTSYLSRCNSCRVESGLFMVYEKPNFMGHQMLVRRGEYPDNQRLMGMSMSDCIRSCRMIPSHRGPFRMRLYERENFGGQMHELTDDCDNMMDRFHMPDCQSCNVMDGHWLMFEQPNYRGKMLYLRPGEYRNLREVGLSNMTKFSSIRRIMDSC; encoded by the exons ATGACCATGGGGAAG ATCATATTCTATGAGGACCGGAACTTCCAGGGCCGGTCCTATGAGACCAGCATTGACTGCCCCGAGCTCACCTCCTACCTGAGCAGGTGCAACTCCTGCAGGGTGGAGAGTGGCCTGTTCATGGTCTACGAGAAGCCCAACTTCATGGGCCATCAGATGCTGGTGAGGAGGGGGGAGTATCCAGACAACCAGCGCCTGATGGGAATGAGTATGAGCGACTGCATCAGATCCTGTCGCATGATCCCCTCG CACAGGGGACCCTTCCGAATGAGGCTGTATGAACGGGAGAACTTTGGAGGCCAGATGCACGAGTTGACGGATGACTGCGACAACATGATGGATCGATTCCACATGCCCGACTGCCAGTCCTGCAACGTGATGGACGGCCACTGGTTGATGTTCGAGCAGCCCAACTACAGAGGCAAGATGTTGTACCTCAGGCCAGGAGAGTACAGGAACCTCAGAGAGGTGGGGTTGAGCAACATGACGAAGTTCAGCTCCATCAGGCGCATTATGGACTCCTGTTAG